TAAATCCCGCATGGGTGCCAATGCCATTCTGGCTCTTTCAATGGCTGTTGCAAGAGCCGGTGCCGATTCCCACGGACAGTCTCTTTTTCGCTATCTGGGGGGCATAACAGCTACCACCTTGCCCACCCCCATGATGAATATTATCAACGGTGGTGCCCATGCGGCAAACAGTCTGGATATTCAGGAATTCATGGTGATTCCCGTGGGCGCTTCTTCCCTTGCCGAAGCGGTTCGCATGGGTGCGGAGATTTTTCATCACCTGAAAAGCCTTTTGAAACAACAGGGTCTGAATACGGCTGTGGGGGATGAGGGTGGTTTTGCACCGGACCTTGAAAGCAATGAACAGGCAATTTCTCTGATCATGGAGGCCATAGAAGCTGCGGGATATAAGCCTGGCAGGGATGTGTCTCTGGCCCTTGATGTGGCGGCCAGTGAATTCTACAGGGATGGGGCCTATCACCTTGAGGGCGAGGGAAGGGTTCTTTCTTCAGCAGACATGATTGAGTATTATGAGGGCCTTCTGGACCGTTATCCCATTGTTTCCATAGAAGATGGCCTTGCCGAGGGAGACTGGGACAACTGGGCGGTCATGACAAAACGGCTGGGACACCGGGTTCAGCTGGTGGGCGATGATGTGTTTGTTACCAATCCCTCTATTCTGAAAAAAGGTATTGAAGACGGAATCGCCAATGCCATTCTTATCAAGTTGAACCAGATCGGTACGGTGAGCGAAACCCTTGAAGCCATCGCCATGGCCAAAAAGGCAGGTTATGCCACGGTGATTTCCCACCGATCCGGTGAGACAGAAGATACCTTTATTGCCGATCTGGCCGTAGGGGTCAATGCCGGGCAGATTAAAACCGGATCCCTTTCCCGAAGTGACCGGGTAGCTAAATATAATCAGCTGATCCGCATTGAAGAGGAACTGGCAGATGCCGCCGTGTACGCGGGTTCTCTTTTTTCGGGGAAATAATGCCAGACGGCTTGTCAAAAAAAATCAGGAAGGGGACAGCTTGTGAGCTTGGTATACAGGGGAGTTCTCATATGGGTTACCATGGCCTTGATGCCCCTTTCGGTCTCTGCCTTCGTTCCTGATGGACCACACCTTGTGGATCTGATGGTACGGGCTATGGGTGTTCCAGAAAAAGTTCGCCTGGATATTGTTCTGGAGATTCCGGGCGATAAAGAGGCAGAGACCTTGGGCATGGTGAAGGAAAAATTGTTGTTCCGTATACCGGACGCCTTTCGGAGTGAAACGGAGGACGGAAGACGGGTGCGTGTTGGGACAGCCCAAGGTGATTTTGTTCTGGTGCTGGATGAAATCATTGTCAGGGAGGTTTCGGGTCCGGAAGATGATTTTTATCTCCTTCTCCTTGTCAGGGACAGGTCCGCCCTTCTGGTCCTTCTGGAAAACATGGGGGTAGACGTGCACAGAACCGGGTTGACCCGGTATGGCGGACGGATCTGTTACCGCCTGGGCTCTCCGTCTGGGTCACAGATCCTGATCGATAAGGAGAGTCTTTATCCTCTTGCCATGAAGCGTATGCATACAAGAGCTTCTGGTGAAATGGGTGAGATTACATTCCGTTATCTGGAATGGCAGCGCCGGTCAGGGGCCGCCTGGCCTTTGCGTATGGAAATACTGGAAGGAGAGGAGAGACTTCTGCAGGGTATGCAGGTAAAAAGTGTGCAGAAAGATACGCTTTCTGATGCGCTTTTTTCTACAGAGATCCTCAAAAAGAAGTATCCTTCCAAGGATATGCCGTCTGTCAACAGATCGGAAGAGGATCTCCTCCTTGAAATAGAAGAGCATCTGGAGCGGTTGCGAAGACGTTATGAGTAGTTTCTGGCTGCCTTGCAGCCTGT
The sequence above is drawn from the Desulfobotulus pelophilus genome and encodes:
- the eno gene encoding phosphopyruvate hydratase, with protein sequence MTEIIDVRAREVLDSRGNPTVEVDVVLADGSAGRAAVPSGASTGVREALELRDGDSSRYLGKGVLTAVRNVMEELAPEILGYDATDQAGLDRAMLECDGTENKSRMGANAILALSMAVARAGADSHGQSLFRYLGGITATTLPTPMMNIINGGAHAANSLDIQEFMVIPVGASSLAEAVRMGAEIFHHLKSLLKQQGLNTAVGDEGGFAPDLESNEQAISLIMEAIEAAGYKPGRDVSLALDVAASEFYRDGAYHLEGEGRVLSSADMIEYYEGLLDRYPIVSIEDGLAEGDWDNWAVMTKRLGHRVQLVGDDVFVTNPSILKKGIEDGIANAILIKLNQIGTVSETLEAIAMAKKAGYATVISHRSGETEDTFIADLAVGVNAGQIKTGSLSRSDRVAKYNQLIRIEEELADAAVYAGSLFSGK